One window of Bacteroides sp. AN502(2024) genomic DNA carries:
- a CDS encoding helix-turn-helix domain-containing protein, producing MNELITKNSEWIIHFMSNLDRLLDGFEHLTANYRPTLGGERFFTDKEVSARLKVSRRTLQDYRNEGRIPYIQLGGKILYRESDIERMLSDSYRPAYRLTGT from the coding sequence ATGAACGAATTGATTACCAAAAACAGTGAGTGGATAATCCACTTCATGAGCAACCTCGACCGCCTGTTGGACGGCTTCGAGCACCTGACAGCCAACTACCGCCCGACTTTGGGCGGAGAACGGTTCTTTACCGACAAGGAGGTGTCGGCACGCTTGAAAGTGAGCCGCCGGACGCTTCAGGACTACCGCAACGAAGGACGGATACCCTACATCCAGTTGGGCGGCAAAATCCTTTACCGGGAATCCGACATCGAGCGGATGCTGTCGGACAGCTACCGCCCCGCATACCGATTGACGGGCACCTGA